Proteins from a genomic interval of Methanofollis formosanus:
- a CDS encoding AAA domain-containing protein produces the protein MTGTYVPFDKLVKEPEAYKEEWIQSRARLSSQPYHSTTQGGPKYLLNLEVPSGHQHDIRIAIWEHPPSWLPYTETSSKLVSIFSGDDEEHKKMSHLFSQGEEVFFEGYLKCSSGIVWINVERILIAHPSIAIGPREIIGALHCPRIYYLEYIKNTMDNVLKRPVKHISRGNVVHSICELLTTSGEIIHLSEMRSGEKNRILREIVEHETNTTFRMDSALHLLAGTPLDNVQKDIYFHLKDLTQDTEVADFFRGKPVATERMVNHLYGFSGVIDFFVNGSVPVELKTSSNLHEEHLIQLKVYLLVSYLDSGNRMGYLMFSKCVKSGSSGEYRHIHPVELTDDDIDTILYARHRVLVMRRGMQLPSPQGMDCDECRYRHPSPYSLRKMYPACSFYCQTERYWDCYAYDETGKVTALCPLFDDCTLKFSYFNTEIIDHWNKIRKAVSAENEELDLLFRQVRNLTDETLRMSGQKIDSLKLTKLSDQVCVFGSDEALPCLDCIPGERVNISTEDGKHTYSGTLTQIGLNDLHVLFGGTPCEDFFTSSGYALSKDYSEKWIMRYLLRVIDYTERNMREMRLSSGSRNKILEKRAVKEYNSKDVADDLFRKRLVALHSPSQTSDVRRCVEVLAHLSQKFSILVVLRNRSEIEGFIGLYPKKHDILIVDREEEFPPEPRVCEIGNKNSPKDIQDKISLSRLIVTDIGFLQRSHFFEFLSDPERRHYFDYVFATGAEQFFEPVFYYIKNLGYSTLLIGDAFRMSYPVRSREARTLGLGERPFERLILYDSFFESQDYAIYHEPFKRLPGSVIQAFDKIDSEISSERIDGNLTFVDVKGHEKGVSRVDCLYQICMGNEPMKYQMVIEPDRILDATMIEALIENLPKYSIKDYSTGSSFSVGECSYTVVRIDPLGNMNASDPKENVSLVIRIPISLSETLQELLYSNEEEADEVVALLKAMSTDEREETVVITPSISQASLLKEKLYTNKISDVSVWLPFQISGRSFRSCILSLVSANSERVIRSPLTDPRLLYTMFTSAEENLIVVGNKDTIEQNRLIAEIISKNCIQDGV, from the coding sequence ATGACTGGAACATATGTTCCCTTTGATAAACTCGTGAAAGAACCAGAGGCATACAAAGAAGAATGGATCCAGAGTAGGGCACGTTTATCGTCACAGCCCTACCATTCAACAACTCAAGGTGGACCAAAGTATTTGCTGAATCTTGAGGTTCCTTCAGGACACCAACACGACATCAGAATTGCGATCTGGGAACATCCTCCCTCCTGGCTCCCCTACACCGAAACGTCATCGAAGCTTGTCTCAATTTTCTCAGGTGATGACGAAGAGCATAAAAAAATGTCTCATCTATTCAGTCAAGGTGAGGAGGTGTTCTTCGAGGGTTATCTAAAATGTTCTTCTGGTATCGTTTGGATAAATGTTGAACGGATTCTTATCGCTCATCCTTCCATCGCGATCGGGCCCAGAGAGATCATTGGTGCTCTTCATTGCCCGAGGATCTATTATCTTGAATATATCAAGAATACCATGGACAACGTCCTCAAAAGACCTGTGAAACATATCTCCCGAGGCAATGTTGTCCATAGTATCTGCGAACTACTCACTACATCAGGGGAGATCATTCATCTTTCTGAGATGAGAAGTGGAGAAAAAAATAGGATCTTACGTGAAATCGTAGAACATGAGACGAATACGACATTTCGAATGGATTCTGCTCTCCACCTCCTAGCAGGTACTCCCCTCGATAATGTCCAGAAAGACATATATTTTCATCTCAAAGATCTCACACAGGACACCGAGGTGGCAGATTTTTTCAGAGGCAAACCTGTCGCCACTGAACGGATGGTCAACCATCTCTACGGATTTTCAGGTGTGATCGACTTTTTCGTGAATGGATCTGTTCCGGTAGAACTCAAAACTTCCTCGAATCTTCATGAAGAACACCTGATACAACTCAAGGTCTACCTCCTTGTGAGTTATCTGGACTCAGGCAATCGCATGGGATATCTCATGTTTTCAAAGTGTGTAAAATCAGGGAGTTCTGGTGAATATCGTCACATCCATCCTGTGGAGTTGACCGATGACGATATCGACACTATCCTGTACGCCCGTCACCGCGTCTTGGTCATGAGGAGGGGGATGCAACTTCCGTCTCCACAAGGCATGGATTGTGATGAGTGCAGGTACCGGCATCCCTCTCCCTATTCTCTCCGAAAAATGTATCCAGCATGTTCATTTTACTGTCAGACCGAGCGATACTGGGATTGCTATGCGTATGATGAAACTGGCAAGGTAACTGCATTATGCCCCCTTTTTGATGATTGCACACTGAAGTTCTCCTACTTCAACACGGAGATCATCGATCATTGGAACAAGATCCGCAAGGCTGTCTCGGCAGAGAACGAAGAACTTGATCTTCTTTTCAGACAGGTCCGCAACCTCACTGATGAGACACTTCGGATGAGCGGTCAGAAAATTGACAGCCTGAAACTCACGAAACTATCAGATCAGGTCTGTGTCTTTGGATCAGATGAGGCTCTCCCGTGCCTCGACTGTATTCCCGGCGAACGAGTTAATATATCCACAGAGGATGGAAAACACACCTATTCTGGAACATTGACCCAGATCGGGCTCAATGATCTCCATGTTCTCTTCGGAGGCACTCCCTGTGAAGATTTCTTTACATCATCCGGATATGCTCTTTCCAAGGATTATTCTGAGAAATGGATCATGCGATATCTGCTCAGAGTGATCGACTATACAGAGCGCAACATGCGGGAGATGAGACTCTCCTCCGGTTCCCGGAATAAAATTCTCGAAAAACGTGCAGTCAAAGAGTATAATTCAAAGGATGTAGCCGACGATCTCTTTAGAAAACGTCTGGTTGCACTCCATTCCCCATCCCAGACATCTGACGTCAGACGATGTGTAGAAGTTCTTGCACATCTCTCTCAAAAATTCTCAATTCTTGTTGTTTTAAGGAATAGATCTGAAATAGAGGGTTTTATTGGACTTTATCCCAAGAAACACGATATTCTCATTGTTGATCGAGAAGAAGAGTTCCCTCCAGAACCCAGGGTCTGTGAGATCGGAAACAAAAATTCACCCAAAGATATTCAGGACAAAATTTCTTTGTCACGTTTGATAGTAACCGATATCGGATTTCTTCAACGTTCTCATTTCTTTGAGTTTCTTTCAGACCCTGAAAGACGGCATTACTTTGATTATGTGTTTGCAACAGGCGCCGAACAATTTTTTGAGCCAGTATTCTACTATATCAAAAATCTCGGATATTCAACGCTTCTTATCGGCGATGCATTCAGAATGTCATATCCGGTGAGGAGTCGAGAGGCACGAACACTCGGACTTGGAGAAAGACCCTTTGAACGACTCATCCTCTATGATTCATTTTTTGAGTCACAGGATTATGCAATCTACCACGAGCCCTTCAAGCGACTCCCGGGAAGTGTGATTCAAGCCTTCGATAAGATCGATTCGGAGATATCTTCTGAGCGGATCGATGGGAACCTCACATTCGTCGATGTAAAGGGACATGAGAAGGGAGTGTCTCGTGTCGACTGTCTCTATCAGATCTGCATGGGGAATGAACCGATGAAGTACCAGATGGTCATTGAACCAGACCGTATTCTGGATGCTACAATGATAGAGGCACTCATTGAAAACCTTCCAAAATATTCCATCAAAGACTACAGCACTGGAAGTTCGTTCTCAGTTGGAGAGTGTTCATATACGGTTGTTCGGATTGATCCACTCGGGAACATGAATGCGTCGGATCCGAAGGAAAATGTCTCTCTTGTGATCCGCATTCCTATCTCATTGTCCGAAACTCTTCAAGAACTGCTTTATTCAAACGAAGAGGAAGCAGATGAGGTCGTTGCGCTTCTGAAGGCGATGTCCACCGATGAGCGGGAAGAGACAGTTGTCATCACCCCATCTATTTCTCAGGCCTCGCTTCTGAAGGAGAAGTTGTACACCAACAAGATCAGCGATGTGTCTGTATGGCTCCCCTTCCAGATCAGTGGCCGGAGTTTCCGTTCATGCATTCTCTCTCTTGTGAGTGCGAACTCAGAACGGGTCATCAGATCCCCATTGACAGACCCTCGTCTGCTGTACACGATGTTCACCTCCGCCGAAGAGAATCTCATTGTTGTCGGCAATAAAGATACAATTGAACAGAATAGATTGATTGCAGAGATTATTTCTAAAAATTGCATTCAGGATGGGGTATAA
- a CDS encoding DEAD/DEAH box helicase: MDGDILEDFHASWASFFRKNDESQEKKDIQSLKYILLKYVEDRNERDINRGNYDCYVPICDILHNIKGTDGSVRLTFLANRCGFDSGSCNEKDLTEIYHVIILQCLREMVNDGILLYVYDKQRVRSQIAELVRYFSYLKQRFDDDYESSPGLTQMVKLQTKSRKRPKRDIPLKDALQTVFSVKDEVRLNESIQGAIQDGTYKEAFKWLRLMIRSNFKNNPSDIYLSRFQVEGFREILKAAISKDYSSDDLSYIIQSSTGSGKTETFLFPILLYTLLMSKKSGTKALLLYPRIDLCNDQVQRLLRYVTIINDSGLLGKKGIKIGIHHSRTEELSLACPYDGCTGKLIKQGDDRFFRCDHNTDHLISYIVDKTKQADIIISTPDSIHRRLMDQYGKKNIWDVKGTFPKFIVFDEAHIYSNQSGMHVANIVQRLRHKIRSKTSSEPIFIASSATVGAPETFACQLFSTDSAMIIRPRDVDLEETGREYVVFVKATNPRKILIQKPGEEKERLTIATNLSAMIQIAFCFYHTMLKMEGKDRIIGFVDSIDIIKRLGDKLCDAERRRRLYQLRTPDQKLGTALNRNCPHVACETLPPNPYTNRCRAYLDGECWWTMNNHDASPMDIQIHKSGNTCNCENTEVETDDWDIMITTSSLEVGFDHPAIIGTFQYKAPMNIPGFVQRIGRGGRSPSDMPVSVVVLGSHPLDTFYFHHTSLLTNPGSDKLEIPIDPGNMYIKTMHVVSFIYDYISNLYKDKLFRSHYYNLDVNETLQAIKDDKDHIIRDHIIREVIETFQISQTDANQILESLCEYYQSLLEPIEPGLEDRSFIDLCRYDRENQGRGIEEIKNDILRTIVRLEGKI, encoded by the coding sequence ATGGACGGCGACATCCTTGAGGACTTTCATGCTTCCTGGGCTTCATTCTTCAGGAAGAATGACGAATCTCAGGAAAAAAAGGATATCCAATCCCTTAAATATATTCTTTTAAAGTACGTTGAAGATAGAAATGAGCGGGACATCAATAGAGGGAACTATGATTGTTACGTCCCGATCTGTGACATTCTTCATAATATCAAGGGAACAGACGGGTCTGTCAGGCTCACCTTTCTCGCCAACCGTTGCGGATTTGATAGTGGTTCTTGCAATGAGAAGGATCTGACAGAGATCTATCATGTGATCATTCTCCAGTGCCTCAGGGAAATGGTCAATGATGGGATACTCCTTTATGTATACGATAAACAACGAGTACGGAGTCAGATTGCAGAACTCGTCCGATATTTTTCCTATTTGAAACAGCGTTTTGATGACGATTATGAATCGTCACCCGGTCTGACGCAGATGGTAAAACTGCAGACCAAGAGTCGTAAAAGACCAAAACGTGATATACCACTCAAAGACGCACTCCAGACGGTCTTCAGCGTCAAAGATGAAGTACGGTTGAATGAATCCATCCAGGGCGCTATTCAGGACGGAACATATAAAGAGGCGTTCAAGTGGCTCCGTTTGATGATCAGGAGTAACTTTAAAAATAATCCTTCCGATATTTACCTTTCCCGGTTCCAGGTCGAAGGATTCAGAGAGATCTTGAAAGCAGCTATATCGAAGGATTATTCATCCGACGATCTCTCATATATCATCCAGTCCAGTACCGGTTCTGGAAAAACCGAGACTTTTCTCTTTCCGATTTTGCTCTATACGTTACTGATGAGCAAGAAATCAGGCACAAAAGCACTGCTCCTCTACCCGCGGATCGATCTCTGTAATGATCAGGTTCAGCGCCTCCTCCGGTATGTTACAATCATCAATGATTCTGGACTGCTTGGGAAAAAAGGGATTAAAATTGGCATTCATCACAGTAGGACAGAGGAACTTTCGCTCGCATGTCCATATGATGGATGCACCGGCAAACTGATCAAACAGGGTGATGACCGGTTTTTCCGATGTGACCATAACACTGACCATCTCATTAGTTATATTGTCGATAAAACCAAACAGGCTGACATTATCATCTCAACGCCGGACTCTATACACCGGAGATTGATGGATCAATATGGAAAAAAGAATATCTGGGACGTTAAAGGGACTTTTCCGAAATTTATCGTCTTTGACGAGGCCCACATTTATTCAAACCAGTCAGGGATGCATGTCGCAAATATCGTACAGAGACTCAGGCATAAGATCAGATCGAAGACGTCATCAGAACCGATATTCATTGCATCAAGTGCAACCGTTGGGGCACCTGAAACATTTGCCTGCCAACTCTTCTCGACCGACAGTGCCATGATCATCCGTCCTAGAGATGTAGACCTGGAGGAAACCGGGCGGGAATATGTGGTTTTTGTTAAAGCCACCAATCCCCGCAAGATCCTGATCCAAAAACCCGGGGAGGAGAAGGAGCGACTCACCATCGCTACAAACCTTTCAGCGATGATACAGATCGCCTTCTGTTTTTACCACACGATGCTTAAGATGGAAGGGAAGGATAGGATCATCGGATTCGTCGACTCCATTGATATCATCAAGCGCCTTGGAGACAAACTCTGCGATGCCGAACGGCGGAGGAGACTCTATCAGTTACGGACTCCAGATCAAAAGTTGGGGACGGCTCTGAATCGTAACTGTCCTCATGTGGCCTGTGAGACTCTTCCACCAAATCCATACACCAATCGGTGCCGGGCCTATCTCGACGGAGAGTGCTGGTGGACAATGAACAACCATGACGCCTCTCCGATGGATATTCAGATCCACAAATCAGGGAACACCTGCAATTGCGAGAATACGGAGGTTGAAACCGACGATTGGGACATAATGATCACCACCTCCTCGCTGGAAGTGGGGTTTGATCATCCGGCTATCATTGGAACATTCCAGTACAAGGCCCCGATGAATATCCCAGGATTTGTGCAGAGGATCGGACGGGGTGGGCGTTCCCCTTCGGATATGCCTGTCTCCGTCGTTGTGCTTGGATCACACCCCCTCGATACGTTTTACTTCCACCACACCTCGCTTCTGACAAATCCTGGATCTGATAAACTGGAAATTCCCATCGATCCCGGGAACATGTATATCAAAACCATGCATGTGGTTTCGTTCATCTATGACTATATCAGTAATCTCTATAAAGATAAGTTATTCCGGTCTCATTACTATAATCTCGATGTGAATGAGACGCTCCAGGCGATTAAGGATGATAAAGACCACATAATTAGAGACCACATCATCAGAGAGGTAATAGAAACATTTCAAATCAGCCAAACTGATGCCAACCAGATCCTTGAGTCTCTCTGTGAATATTATCAATCTTTGCTTGAACCCATCGAACCTGGACTTGAAGACAGGTCGTTTATCGATCTCTGCCGTTACGACAGAGAGAATCAGGGGCGAGGCATTGAAGAGATCAAAAACGATATTCTCAGGACAATAGTTCGACTGGAGGGGAAAATATGA
- a CDS encoding ATP-binding protein: MSDLDLSDLGLNSNPFDTIIGDQESSKKYRLFGRENQLQKAEFFVKRAIKEQRQQRMLVRGEYGTGKTHHLLRLQDEIRSGVYGDGAIAVYLGNLGISIRRFYEKFIESFGPYASDFQDTLADLPPVEPDDSIDQSYKKERLRDNVIANIEEIVAASQLKGYTGIFLLIDEAEDIVQSSDNDEIQYFVQTLLHLVNYFSGTPLHFIMGFSREALAKITVVNGTETTENRLGDALIQRFQNNDEIVLGYLSEKDVLAMVRDRLNSSRVTPNDSLYPLHEGVVNVVARLTGGHPREILSILNKGLLYAQKSGIKEVDGGCILWVLATHTSFFDKENVVLDIGALTRITTAIRERDENLSTDFERLQGKLIGEEAEISVDEFNRDSNPDILTQPIQGIRVLERKFSEYGETTYVIHQEIKNEIFKGKRYDSDIEQNLDRELIELMQNPEHYQSQLTKGLWTLMQNEWMAEYKTDTSCSSYEVIVGNVRVENSPTPVSVAFAAYKGREFPPELYNGILDLLDKKDATVGFVLYEGFHFGSDPNYIKFKNTIRNTENQRFFENICSVGVQELSDTRDTMMGMIKLLGNREIDAIEEIDTTGLFETIGADKKITELIEEKAIAFPEENRRKTIDFLASESLKSFSIKELNKNLNLNYIDRAFMQGLQHQHFVETEGSRWKIATLDQNPPWKSIFTFIGKKSRATAREIWEYIEDNYIVQTPPGDEMRMVSWYLEILQKQNMIASESDHGEIFHKPMDFSGQVNQHLATIETELETYRELVPLAEKFQISVSNDKSAIAQYSSDLDSLQDEFEYNAQNVEECKNLIETIIEKRKKLDREIKNKKEEFTSGVDNKNTQVEQLLKLINRGCNEGYISEIEKDEWIKTLNDTISDIEEDLTSEDYTHLVIASNDIDEHIKTYIKQIDDRKNSKEPCIAYAQRYSNLSSTCEKTLASMEEGGYTATEKRTIFNDLTKQYKDRYNPLFNDGKFNEAKECIKKIYTELQNLNQDLKNIHTQYTSYSKQIEEYRTISGEDTGLIDILKKAQNFLDEWNFANVEIELRKYNDLRTSRKEVIKTPEEKLLDDYGGQIKVPFQDIKGVHSIDETFEYIRNLYQKGKISDIEISFK, encoded by the coding sequence ATGAGTGACCTTGACCTCTCAGACCTTGGACTGAATTCCAACCCCTTTGATACAATCATCGGAGACCAGGAATCCTCAAAAAAATACAGATTGTTCGGACGGGAAAACCAACTGCAAAAGGCGGAATTCTTCGTAAAAAGAGCCATAAAAGAACAAAGGCAGCAGCGTATGCTGGTGCGAGGAGAGTACGGCACAGGAAAGACTCATCACCTTCTGCGCCTTCAGGATGAGATTCGCTCGGGGGTCTATGGGGACGGTGCAATCGCGGTCTATCTAGGGAATCTCGGCATCAGTATCAGAAGGTTTTATGAGAAGTTCATAGAGTCATTTGGCCCATATGCTTCTGATTTTCAGGATACCCTCGCAGATCTCCCTCCCGTAGAACCAGATGACAGCATCGATCAATCGTACAAAAAAGAGAGACTCCGTGACAACGTCATCGCCAACATAGAAGAGATTGTCGCCGCCTCCCAGTTAAAGGGTTACACGGGGATATTTCTCCTTATCGATGAAGCAGAAGATATTGTTCAATCCAGTGACAATGATGAGATCCAGTACTTCGTCCAGACGTTACTTCATCTTGTCAACTATTTCTCAGGAACCCCTCTCCATTTCATTATGGGTTTCTCACGAGAGGCTCTTGCAAAAATTACTGTAGTTAATGGGACTGAAACTACTGAAAACAGACTTGGAGATGCATTAATACAGCGTTTTCAGAATAATGACGAAATCGTCCTTGGCTATCTCTCTGAAAAAGACGTGCTGGCCATGGTCCGCGACAGACTCAATAGCTCCAGAGTCACTCCCAATGATAGTCTCTATCCGCTTCACGAGGGCGTTGTAAATGTTGTTGCACGATTGACCGGGGGCCATCCCAGAGAGATCCTCTCTATCCTGAACAAAGGCCTCCTATATGCACAAAAAAGTGGAATAAAAGAGGTAGATGGTGGATGTATCCTTTGGGTTCTTGCGACCCACACCTCATTCTTTGATAAGGAGAATGTGGTCCTTGATATTGGTGCTCTCACCCGGATCACGACTGCAATTCGGGAGAGAGATGAAAATCTCTCTACAGATTTTGAGAGATTACAAGGGAAGTTGATCGGAGAAGAGGCCGAGATCTCTGTAGATGAATTCAACCGGGATTCGAATCCTGATATATTGACCCAACCGATTCAGGGGATTCGCGTTCTTGAGCGGAAATTCAGTGAATATGGTGAGACAACATACGTCATCCATCAGGAGATTAAAAATGAGATCTTCAAGGGAAAAAGATACGACTCTGATATTGAACAAAACCTTGATCGTGAATTGATCGAACTGATGCAGAATCCTGAACACTACCAAAGTCAATTGACCAAAGGACTCTGGACTCTGATGCAAAATGAATGGATGGCCGAATATAAAACAGATACTTCATGTAGCTCCTATGAAGTAATTGTTGGGAATGTACGTGTGGAGAACTCGCCGACACCGGTGAGTGTGGCGTTTGCAGCCTATAAGGGCAGAGAGTTCCCGCCTGAATTATATAACGGAATTCTTGATCTCCTTGATAAAAAAGATGCTACAGTTGGGTTTGTACTCTATGAAGGTTTTCACTTTGGCTCAGATCCAAACTATATAAAATTCAAAAATACCATCAGGAATACTGAAAATCAAAGATTTTTCGAAAATATCTGTTCAGTAGGAGTTCAGGAACTCTCTGATACCCGGGACACAATGATGGGGATGATCAAACTCCTTGGAAACAGAGAGATCGATGCCATCGAAGAAATTGATACAACTGGACTCTTTGAAACCATCGGAGCGGATAAGAAGATAACTGAACTGATCGAAGAAAAGGCGATCGCATTCCCTGAAGAAAATCGTCGAAAAACTATCGACTTCCTTGCATCGGAATCCCTGAAATCATTCTCAATAAAAGAATTAAATAAAAATCTGAACTTGAATTATATCGATAGAGCCTTCATGCAGGGTTTGCAGCATCAACACTTTGTTGAAACTGAGGGAAGCAGGTGGAAAATCGCCACACTGGACCAGAACCCCCCCTGGAAGTCGATATTTACATTTATTGGCAAAAAATCAAGGGCCACAGCTAGAGAGATCTGGGAGTATATCGAGGACAACTATATTGTCCAGACCCCACCCGGAGACGAGATGCGGATGGTTTCCTGGTACCTCGAGATACTGCAAAAACAGAACATGATCGCTTCAGAATCAGACCATGGCGAAATATTCCATAAACCAATGGACTTCTCAGGCCAGGTGAACCAGCACCTTGCAACGATTGAAACCGAGCTCGAAACCTATCGTGAACTAGTACCTCTTGCCGAGAAGTTCCAGATCTCTGTATCTAATGACAAAAGTGCTATCGCACAATATTCATCAGACCTGGACTCTCTCCAGGATGAATTTGAATACAATGCACAAAACGTCGAAGAGTGTAAGAATCTCATTGAAACTATTATCGAAAAGCGAAAAAAACTGGATCGAGAAATAAAAAACAAAAAAGAAGAATTCACCTCAGGTGTTGACAACAAGAATACCCAGGTAGAACAACTCCTCAAATTGATCAACAGGGGATGCAATGAAGGGTATATTTCTGAAATTGAGAAAGATGAATGGATCAAAACGCTGAATGATACCATTTCTGACATCGAAGAGGATCTCACATCAGAAGATTATACCCATCTTGTTATAGCATCAAACGACATTGATGAACATATTAAGACATACATAAAGCAGATCGACGACAGAAAGAACAGTAAAGAACCTTGCATCGCCTATGCGCAAAGATACAGTAACCTAAGCAGTACCTGTGAGAAGACCTTAGCCTCTATGGAAGAAGGGGGATATACAGCTACAGAAAAAAGGACCATTTTTAACGATCTTACTAAACAGTACAAAGACAGATATAATCCACTCTTCAACGATGGTAAATTCAATGAAGCCAAAGAATGCATCAAGAAAATCTATACTGAGCTTCAGAATCTCAATCAGGATCTAAAGAATATTCATACCCAGTATACTAGTTACTCTAAGCAAATTGAAGAATATCGAACCATTTCTGGAGAAGATACAGGTCTCATCGATATCCTTAAAAAAGCACAAAATTTCCTTGATGAATGGAATTTTGCCAATGTCGAGATAGAACTAAGGAAATATAATGATCTTCGGACTTCGCGCAAAGAGGTCATCAAGACTCCTGAAGAAAAACTGTTAGATGATTACGGAGGGCAGATAAAAGTCCCATTCCAGGATATAAAAGGAGTTCATTCTATCGATGAAACTTTTGAGTATATTAGAAACCTCTATCAAAAGGGGAAAATCTCGGATATCGAGATCAGTTTCAAATAA
- a CDS encoding HEAT repeat domain-containing protein, which yields MNVSISEQQMKDLIDSQQVISNGRLVSHFKSFDPNSYRILERPLVQLLIDDLIAGSWTVEELASKYGIQKQDVRKIVNPLMGDVAAFDGGYIPLRTAYNDPNGGHRKYRFSLIPIPIRGRIFDPTLGFSLLKWSEFLNDEDKSSTTPYEIQKEAFFQNLTLYWGIPEDIILKHFNSEKTFFVDTLYGPLPVLSDRTLYQQIWDKFTDTADILARKYGHRNLKTEYQYYQAFLSQGLGSIPDLQYCVVNLCNTMNYCRYHGLGAEYSRFQKVNKCLFKMITLNLDASSLPRANFTHRKTETIRKSKNLKYPKKVQKKTVHKKSTPTKTSKKYIQNELVPTKNSNKYHTKEDPDSKINSIIPSLHSSDPLVQIRAIKKLSLMKNDKSLSLLHKVALRYTQSVAVCATTSIKSFPFSRTSEVLADILQSTPHPKARVIAAQALSDQNTPASIMALEKGLSDSNVLVREECVRSLGVIGSPQAVAILQTHLNKEQMEIVRGEIERILNQ from the coding sequence GTGAATGTCTCTATCAGCGAACAGCAGATGAAAGATTTGATTGATTCTCAGCAGGTAATCTCAAACGGTCGTCTTGTGAGTCATTTTAAATCCTTTGATCCAAACAGTTATCGGATTCTTGAGCGACCCCTTGTTCAACTGCTTATTGATGATCTGATAGCAGGTTCGTGGACCGTTGAAGAGCTTGCATCAAAATATGGAATACAGAAACAAGATGTTAGAAAAATAGTCAATCCACTCATGGGCGATGTTGCAGCATTTGACGGTGGATATATCCCCCTTCGAACTGCTTACAATGATCCAAACGGGGGCCATAGGAAATATAGGTTTTCACTCATTCCTATCCCTATTCGAGGCCGTATTTTTGACCCCACACTTGGATTTAGCCTCTTAAAATGGTCCGAGTTTCTAAATGATGAAGACAAATCCAGTACCACTCCATATGAAATCCAAAAAGAAGCATTCTTTCAGAATTTAACCTTATATTGGGGGATTCCAGAAGATATAATTCTGAAACATTTCAATTCTGAAAAGACATTCTTTGTTGACACCTTATATGGACCCCTCCCTGTGCTCAGCGATCGTACACTCTATCAACAGATATGGGATAAATTTACAGATACAGCAGATATTTTGGCAAGAAAATATGGCCATCGGAATTTAAAAACCGAATATCAATACTACCAGGCATTTTTGAGTCAAGGCCTGGGTTCGATACCTGATCTTCAGTATTGTGTTGTAAATCTTTGCAATACAATGAATTATTGCAGATATCATGGCCTTGGGGCCGAGTATTCGCGATTTCAGAAAGTCAACAAGTGTCTCTTCAAAATGATCACTCTGAATCTAGATGCGAGTTCACTTCCCCGAGCTAATTTTACACATAGAAAAACAGAGACGATAAGAAAAAGCAAAAATCTGAAATATCCAAAGAAAGTTCAGAAAAAAACGGTTCACAAGAAGTCAACCCCGACCAAAACATCAAAAAAATACATTCAAAACGAGTTAGTTCCAACTAAGAACTCAAATAAATATCACACAAAAGAAGACCCTGATTCAAAAATCAATTCAATCATCCCGTCTCTCCACTCCTCAGATCCTTTAGTCCAGATCAGAGCCATAAAAAAACTATCCCTCATGAAAAACGATAAATCTCTGAGTTTATTGCACAAAGTCGCATTGAGATACACTCAGTCAGTCGCGGTCTGTGCAACCACTTCTATTAAATCGTTCCCTTTTTCCCGTACGTCCGAGGTACTTGCTGATATTCTGCAATCCACCCCACATCCTAAGGCCCGCGTAATTGCCGCACAGGCTTTGTCTGATCAGAACACTCCAGCGTCGATCATGGCCCTTGAAAAGGGACTTTCAGATTCTAATGTTCTGGTTCGAGAGGAATGTGTTCGATCTTTGGGAGTGATTGGTAGTCCACAGGCTGTTGCGATTCTTCAAACTCATCTTAATAAGGAACAAATGGAGATTGTTAGAGGGGAGATTGAGAGGATTCTGAACCAATAG